One Fontisphaera persica DNA window includes the following coding sequences:
- a CDS encoding arylsulfatase produces MRNGKLRRVCRRWFGLGVVLVLGWLPVWAAQRPPNFLVIVADDLGFSDVGCYGGEIATPNLDALARGGLRYTQFYSTARCWPSRACLLTGYYAQQVRMDPPQGRLPAWARLAPHFLKTAGYRSYHSGKWHVNGAPKRLADGGFDRSYSVEDHDRFFYPQNTLLDDQPLPPVATNAGYYSTMAIADYAIRFLREHQQQHREKPFFLYLAFLAPHFPLQALPQDIAKYEGRYLAGWDVVRQQRWQRTLGMGLVNHALPELEPHYFAPWSLAEAELQGRIGAGECGRAVPWHALTVEQKIFQAQKMAVHAAMVDRMDQEIGRVLAQVRAMGQAQNTVTFFVSDNGASAEQIIRGDRHDPQAPAGSARTFLCLGPGWASAANAPFRLHKFWVHEGGISSPLIVHWPAGIKEGGGVRRAPGHFIDLLPTMLELAGIRFTAEWEGKVAPPLPGRSLAPTFARDVPLAREYLFFHHQGNRALRVGDWKLVAAGAQGPWELYDLSVDRGESRNRAAEQPARVAEMNALWQRLEAQFREQAGLPPPGAAPAARGKKSAQ; encoded by the coding sequence ATGAGAAATGGTAAGCTCCGGCGGGTGTGCCGCCGATGGTTTGGGCTGGGGGTGGTTTTGGTGCTGGGCTGGTTGCCGGTTTGGGCCGCGCAGCGCCCGCCAAATTTTCTTGTCATTGTGGCGGATGACCTTGGGTTTTCGGATGTGGGGTGTTACGGGGGGGAGATTGCCACGCCGAACCTGGATGCGCTGGCGCGCGGAGGGTTGCGGTACACGCAATTTTATTCCACGGCGCGTTGCTGGCCGTCGCGGGCCTGCCTGTTGACGGGGTACTATGCGCAGCAGGTGCGCATGGACCCGCCGCAGGGGCGGTTGCCGGCGTGGGCGCGGCTGGCGCCACATTTTCTCAAGACGGCGGGTTATCGTTCCTATCACAGCGGCAAATGGCATGTGAATGGCGCGCCCAAACGGCTGGCGGATGGCGGTTTTGATCGCTCCTACTCGGTGGAGGATCATGATCGTTTCTTTTATCCGCAAAACACGCTGTTGGATGATCAACCGCTGCCGCCGGTGGCCACGAATGCCGGTTATTATTCCACGATGGCCATAGCGGATTACGCCATACGGTTTCTGCGGGAGCATCAGCAGCAGCATCGGGAGAAGCCGTTTTTCCTGTATCTGGCGTTTCTGGCTCCGCATTTTCCGCTGCAGGCGTTGCCGCAGGACATTGCGAAGTATGAGGGCCGGTATCTGGCGGGGTGGGACGTGGTGCGGCAGCAGCGCTGGCAGCGGACCTTGGGCATGGGGCTGGTGAATCACGCGCTGCCCGAGCTGGAGCCGCATTATTTTGCGCCGTGGAGTCTGGCCGAGGCTGAGTTGCAGGGGCGCATCGGGGCGGGGGAATGCGGGCGGGCGGTTCCGTGGCATGCCCTGACGGTGGAGCAGAAAATATTTCAGGCCCAAAAGATGGCGGTCCATGCGGCGATGGTGGACCGGATGGACCAGGAAATCGGGCGGGTGCTGGCGCAGGTTCGGGCAATGGGGCAGGCGCAGAACACGGTCACCTTTTTTGTGTCGGACAACGGGGCGAGCGCAGAGCAAATCATTCGCGGGGACAGGCATGACCCGCAGGCGCCTGCCGGTTCGGCGCGGACTTTTTTATGTCTGGGGCCCGGCTGGGCCAGCGCGGCCAACGCGCCTTTTCGCCTGCACAAGTTCTGGGTGCATGAGGGCGGCATCAGCTCGCCGTTGATTGTGCATTGGCCGGCAGGAATCAAGGAAGGCGGAGGGGTGCGGCGCGCGCCGGGGCATTTTATTGATTTGCTGCCGACGATGTTGGAATTGGCAGGCATTCGTTTTACTGCCGAGTGGGAGGGAAAGGTTGCTCCGCCGTTGCCCGGCCGGAGTCTGGCGCCCACTTTTGCCCGCGACGTGCCGCTGGCCCGGGAGTATTTGTTTTTCCATCACCAGGGCAATCGTGCGTTGCGGGTGGGCGATTGGAAACTGGTGGCGGCCGGGGCGCAGGGGCCGTGGGAGCTGTATGACTTGAGCGTGGACCGGGGCGAGAGTCGCAACCGGGCCGCAGAGCAGCCCGCGCGAGTGGCGGAGATGAACGCGCTGTGGCAGCGGCTGGAGGCGCAATTTCGGGAGCAGGCCGGCCTGCCCCCGCCCGGCGCCGCCCCCGCGGCCAGGGGCAAAAAATCAGCGCAATAA
- a CDS encoding nitroreductase family protein, translating into MDARLDFIFGRRSIRAYTAEPVAPAMVEALLHAAMSAPSAVAKDPWRFVVVRERATLQRLTEELPNGKMLAEAAVGVVVCGDLEAAHDRQLSYLLQDCSAAIENLLLAAHVLGLGACWLGVHPRENRIRHVRTVLGLPEQVVPVSAIAIGHPAEFKEPRSRYQAQSVHYEKW; encoded by the coding sequence ATGGACGCGCGATTAGACTTTATTTTTGGGCGGCGCAGCATCCGGGCCTACACGGCCGAGCCGGTGGCGCCGGCGATGGTGGAGGCGCTGTTGCACGCCGCGATGTCGGCGCCCAGCGCGGTGGCGAAGGATCCGTGGCGGTTTGTGGTGGTGCGCGAGCGGGCCACGTTGCAGCGGCTCACCGAGGAGCTGCCCAACGGGAAAATGCTGGCGGAGGCAGCGGTGGGGGTGGTGGTGTGCGGGGACCTTGAGGCGGCGCATGACCGGCAATTGAGTTACCTGTTGCAGGACTGCAGCGCGGCCATCGAAAATCTGTTGCTGGCGGCGCATGTTCTGGGGTTGGGGGCGTGCTGGCTGGGGGTGCATCCGCGGGAAAATCGCATCCGCCACGTGCGCACGGTGCTGGGTTTGCCGGAGCAGGTTGTGCCCGTATCGGCCATTGCCATTGGGCATCCGGCGGAGTTCAAAGAGCCGCGGTCACGTTATCAGGCGCAATCTGTGCACTATGAGAAATGGTAA